From Pagrus major chromosome 18, Pma_NU_1.0, a single genomic window includes:
- the adirf gene encoding adipogenesis regulatory factor: MASFKKSFESLKGTSHSAAKGVTDSAVQAAQDAVQQAADSSKETVSTAAQEAGRQTQSAIGKAADKATDTIKEFGQKLDTK, from the exons ATGGCCTCGTTCAAGAAGTCCTTTGAGAGTCTGAAAGGCACGAGCCACTCGGCCGCGAAAGGAGTCACAGACAGTGCAG TGCAGGCAGCTCAAGACGCTGTGCAGCAGGCGGCAGACTCCTCCAAAGAAACAGTCAGCACAG CTGCTCAAGAAGCTGGCAGACAGACTCAATCAGCCATAGGAAAAGCTGCGGACAAGGCCACAGACACCATCAAGGAGTTTGGACAGAAACTGGACACCAAGTGA
- the sncb gene encoding beta-synuclein isoform X2, producing MDVFMKGLSKAKEGMAVAAEKTKEGVAVAAEKTKEGVMFVGSKAKDSVGTVAEKTTGAMGNIVAATGLVKKDEFPTDMNPEEYGQEAMEGQGEAMLDPEGETYDETQQESQDYEPEA from the exons ATGGATGTGTTTATGAAGGGTTTGTCTAAAGCGAAAGAGGGGATGGCTGTGGCTGCAGAGAAGACCAAGGAAGGAGTTGCGGTTGCGGCTGAAAAGACTAAAGAAGGAGTCATGTTTGTAG gtaGCAAGGCCAAAGACAGCGTGGGCACAG tggCTGAGAAGACCACTGGAGCCATGGGGAACATCGTTGCAGCCACTGGCCTGGTGAAAAAGGACGAGTTCCCCACTGACATGAAC cctgaggagTACGGGCAGGAGGCGATGGAGGGCCAGGGAGAGGCGATGCTGGACCCAGAAGGAGAGACATATGATGAGACCCAGCAG GAGAGCCAGGACTACGAGCCAGAGGCATAA
- the sncb gene encoding beta-synuclein isoform X1, whose product MISSSAKMDVFMKGLSKAKEGMAVAAEKTKEGVAVAAEKTKEGVMFVGSKAKDSVGTVAEKTTGAMGNIVAATGLVKKDEFPTDMNPEEYGQEAMEGQGEAMLDPEGETYDETQQESQDYEPEA is encoded by the exons ATGATAAG TAGCTCGGCCAAGATGGATGTGTTTATGAAGGGTTTGTCTAAAGCGAAAGAGGGGATGGCTGTGGCTGCAGAGAAGACCAAGGAAGGAGTTGCGGTTGCGGCTGAAAAGACTAAAGAAGGAGTCATGTTTGTAG gtaGCAAGGCCAAAGACAGCGTGGGCACAG tggCTGAGAAGACCACTGGAGCCATGGGGAACATCGTTGCAGCCACTGGCCTGGTGAAAAAGGACGAGTTCCCCACTGACATGAAC cctgaggagTACGGGCAGGAGGCGATGGAGGGCCAGGGAGAGGCGATGCTGGACCCAGAAGGAGAGACATATGATGAGACCCAGCAG GAGAGCCAGGACTACGAGCCAGAGGCATAA